One window of Mesoplasma syrphidae genomic DNA carries:
- a CDS encoding DEAD/DEAH box helicase family protein — protein MNQEKMEVAMNQEKFFTNKDQQKLLLEMQKEITSCDEVYLIYPFISKAILNRIVTSFDYCLEHHIPIKIISTTFDDLSQFNNLKELVKIAEKYSNIEIKIEDNLEKHSERIHIKASIFKRKNGNHSAIIGSSNLTYNGMIAGREWNVKIFSKNPKDSNDIVNQMICEFDSLWEENFVDFKNLQERDFLLQRVKENQMSKIQIDNIEDSKFLSMRRYLFKFQKEIINKLSYRRFQNKNKHLIVMATGTGKTTVAAFDFKRLQENQTKELRLLFIAHQKEIIDQAIVTYRQVLNDLNFGKVLYDGAFIDEKPKHLFTTIQSLSNRLDFFNPDDFDVIVFDEAHHLAANSFDKVFNYFKPQEVLGLTATPEREDLQDISKYFDNEFAYELRLWEAINQKLLCPFDYYCIDDTTTNLQGVDLTSDRAIFQKINTDSRNKLLFDVIEKYLGIYARPTCLIFCATVEHAKIIANYLKAKNLRAEYLTSENNKERMRILHEFKNGRINYLCVVNIFNEGIDVPEINTIILLRPTSSKTVYLQQLGRGLRKTTLKNRLEVYDLIANIDSKYDLTVGIKNLFEQGMKVTDFTNGKNFLPYDCTIRLEKQTEQLILESLKKWYHNKNQLQLDVIKYYKQHKNQALLQMIKEYELSIYDFYNKLDELFLKVACQGKSRLLHQNDTRRNKNIIKQFIFLNNYQIINYFYLRLTNKLSDSEIDLDYDNLLMTCFLYEVTSLDKFLAIYPNYLEIPDLVTNFINSHQIIVEEILMILEYKMENENLIFETTRHKLLNMKSTYTVKQALAAIGRTNFLWYRQELKIITFQAGYLTFDLSKQIILADEDGNGYGKMTRYDSGSQKFYWSLPEKMTVAHKIVQDFKTTSIVKYLFIHNKQNYHHSKLFLKLYDFVGEGNYIQMHQENALTVEFQIIDSNYK, from the coding sequence ATGAATCAAGAAAAAATGGAGGTTGCTATGAATCAAGAAAAATTCTTTACTAACAAAGATCAACAAAAATTACTTCTAGAAATGCAAAAAGAGATTACTAGTTGTGACGAAGTATATTTAATTTACCCGTTTATTTCTAAAGCAATTTTAAATCGCATTGTTACAAGTTTTGATTACTGTTTAGAGCACCACATTCCAATCAAAATCATATCGACAACCTTTGATGATTTATCTCAGTTTAATAACCTTAAAGAGCTAGTTAAAATAGCTGAAAAATATTCTAACATAGAAATTAAAATTGAAGACAACCTAGAAAAACATAGTGAAAGAATTCATATTAAGGCATCGATTTTTAAACGCAAAAATGGCAACCACAGTGCGATTATTGGGTCATCAAATTTAACCTACAATGGAATGATTGCAGGACGAGAATGAAATGTCAAAATTTTTTCAAAAAACCCCAAAGATTCCAATGATATCGTTAATCAAATGATTTGTGAGTTTGACAGTTTGTGAGAAGAAAATTTTGTGGACTTTAAAAACTTGCAGGAACGTGATTTTTTATTGCAAAGAGTTAAAGAAAATCAAATGTCCAAAATTCAGATAGATAATATAGAAGATAGTAAGTTTCTTTCTATGCGTCGATATTTATTCAAGTTTCAGAAAGAAATTATTAATAAATTATCCTATCGTCGATTTCAAAATAAGAATAAGCATTTAATTGTTATGGCGACCGGAACTGGAAAAACAACAGTAGCTGCTTTTGATTTTAAGCGTCTTCAGGAAAATCAAACAAAAGAACTAAGGCTATTATTTATAGCTCATCAAAAAGAAATTATTGATCAAGCAATTGTTACATATCGTCAAGTTTTAAATGATTTGAACTTTGGAAAAGTCTTGTATGACGGAGCCTTCATTGATGAGAAGCCAAAGCATTTATTTACTACAATTCAATCACTGTCAAATCGACTGGACTTTTTCAACCCCGATGATTTTGACGTAATTGTTTTTGATGAAGCACATCATTTGGCTGCTAATAGTTTTGATAAAGTATTTAACTATTTTAAACCTCAAGAAGTTTTGGGGTTAACTGCCACTCCAGAGCGTGAAGATTTACAAGACATTAGTAAATACTTTGATAATGAATTTGCTTATGAACTTCGTTTGTGAGAAGCAATTAACCAAAAGTTGTTATGTCCATTTGATTATTATTGTATTGATGACACAACAACGAATTTGCAAGGTGTTGATTTGACTTCTGATCGAGCGATTTTTCAAAAAATTAACACTGATTCACGAAATAAACTATTATTTGATGTGATTGAAAAGTATTTGGGAATTTATGCTCGTCCCACTTGCCTAATTTTTTGTGCCACTGTTGAGCATGCTAAAATAATTGCAAATTATTTGAAAGCTAAAAATTTGCGTGCTGAGTATTTAACTTCAGAAAACAATAAAGAGCGTATGCGTATTTTACATGAATTTAAAAACGGTCGAATTAACTATTTATGTGTAGTTAACATTTTTAATGAAGGAATTGATGTTCCTGAAATTAATACAATTATTTTGCTCCGACCAACTAGTTCAAAAACAGTTTACCTACAGCAGTTGGGTCGTGGATTAAGAAAGACAACTTTAAAAAATCGCTTAGAAGTTTATGACTTAATTGCCAATATAGATAGTAAATATGATTTAACTGTAGGAATTAAGAATTTATTTGAACAAGGAATGAAAGTCACTGATTTTACAAATGGAAAGAATTTTTTGCCCTACGATTGTACGATTCGCTTAGAAAAGCAAACCGAGCAACTAATTTTGGAAAGTTTGAAAAAGTGATATCACAATAAAAATCAATTGCAATTAGATGTCATTAAATATTACAAACAACACAAAAATCAAGCCTTATTGCAAATGATTAAAGAATATGAGTTGTCAATTTATGATTTCTACAACAAACTAGATGAATTATTTTTAAAAGTGGCTTGCCAAGGCAAAAGTCGTTTGCTGCATCAAAATGATACAAGACGTAATAAAAATATCATTAAGCAGTTTATCTTTTTGAACAATTATCAGATCATTAATTATTTCTACTTGCGCTTAACAAATAAATTATCTGATAGCGAAATTGATTTGGATTATGATAATTTATTGATGACGTGTTTTTTATATGAGGTTACGAGTCTGGATAAATTTCTTGCAATTTATCCCAACTATTTGGAAATACCTGATTTAGTTACAAATTTTATTAATAGTCATCAAATAATTGTTGAAGAAATTCTAATGATTCTAGAATATAAAATGGAAAATGAAAATTTGATTTTTGAAACTACTAGACATAAGTTGTTAAATATGAAATCAACTTACACAGTTAAGCAAGCCTTAGCTGCAATTGGAAGAACAAACTTTTTGTGATATCGTCAGGAGCTAAAAATCATCACCTTTCAAGCGGGATATTTAACATTTGATTTGTCAAAACAAATTATTTTAGCTGATGAAGATGGCAATGGATATGGAAAAATGACTCGATATGATTCTGGGAGTCAAAAGTTTTATTGATCATTGCCAGAAAAAATGACAGTTGCGCATAAAATTGTACAAGATTTTAAAACGACATCAATTGTAAAATATTTGTTCATTCATAATAAACAAAATTATCATCATTCAAAGTTATTTTTAAAATTATATGACTTTGTTGGAGAAGGAAATTATATTCAAATGCACCAAGAAAATGCATTAACTGTCGAATTTCAGATTATAGACTCTAATTATAAGTAG
- a CDS encoding ABC transporter permease, producing the protein MKQIIKSYMKTFFKNWVSTIGTLIFIIILATMIIGLLSTPLQMNSRIKEIEKHTTQYNSKMVAANYSEKFVLEYILNPQNDYKKTGNTDETVINSPKIDLSNYQEYTYPFLTGDNGQAISIRSGIISKFGIEMINSMVNDLLNIDESSDSFSSFENVKLSKEKQELIKLYITNYAQNFLYSFESKELNRWSPFKINLKYDKDGSNIEKNLFENQKYKDYLKFFSSAFIEYSVREFADIGIKVDGNNFFESLIKIIKEINANDQQTDEYLRNQFNGTLYQQIGTYISSIPERKHDFTKLRNEIYQILISKNNEASIVENLKNKVKEVITKEYQELMNGTEFKDPSKENEFLENKNISIPFVTTLAINPSFKNELKNYSYSFDQYVAEKVIFNKRNRLAHDGNNNFKFMLEKEDVFSIVKKNSTSVGSSFSINIGSNILNGKINQVYIQEGHQPQKWNPQDYLTKVPEIVISETYAKANNIQIGDILSETLNFSSSSLDSSEYDKEKAFYNSAIKFRVVGFGIKHDDITPGRSYSSAVQEFKNYTYGYIDSNFLAILKNNLRSNVSYEGINTGTKIRIKNLTKSDDTPQTLFSSDPANYKTLIFDTQKNPKIFEKYKDSWEYNRLNLIKIQILIYELMGVAVLVLAFIFINFLIKKEMNETRKQLGVFKSFGYKVTELSWIFALKTLIIIFSGLLIGYFCSIPLQMFSASTSVKSVMFIFSQVYISLPFAALIFVAIPLVFLSISYGITILYIKEPALKLINEKSKISRSASKTTWVVRRLNANNAMFGYRLRRAFVRTSLSKFVVIQTLFALTSFVYALMFGAQTIFAQMSQEGFANYNDKLDHKYTYKNVSDFALSPIDRKFSLPTGVEPNKWASQLNNYRDISDFSSYNQYLNAQDDQSNSRYGIRLLVDSISNSVTSYENEKWTGINSIMPLYVSALLMRDKINDFDISLIFKDEQFSKNITDVRKWFLFSLLTYKVVGIEEDNVSYYELINKIKNNDQVDTTIEDLEKIPNIKIDFTKINKKSDELLKTLIGMKAIYASQTADQKNSNLYNSLFLSDLSKIVSMIYAMQYSQNILIQSINASGKEKVTFKEFTEAWTQLSKNSVLKNYDPKNDKYWGLINNPLIDSKKPGTITGLNSQNLKQISNTFGSQFNSSIGIDLEGIAPGLKSLIMSSMMGSKSNSIDKEKVVTFNQFLFNKKTDLLIKNISVLNVNPDKTDNLQLSLVDFKENAYGNIYSAYNFTGVTQQQIDQTTEINDDGSLNVIIPYSVARADNLKVGSKFQIKTKDKKYAQIDLKVVGINRSETFNIDTSWNLFVDYRTFAKAYFSDKLYDLMFNQKKEHLIFSSLFSQEKMLEGNIDIFNIPKSLNSLKFTGNALALELNEDTSIFYSLSLGIGKPLQMLSQYTNLKASTEIYALTNPNPVSLTKGYKAQPINLLRQGVTILASKVSQLLYIFIGLQTILLIIILVIIMNIIVEEAAVIILTLRATGYKSGQINWIIMGSYIIWAFVSFVIAFTLSTILWQVITYIAAYKWQIYISLGFDWRALIVTFLVSSMILAVGWYTSSRQVNRKPLNQITNMD; encoded by the coding sequence ATGAAACAAATTATCAAAAGTTATATGAAGACATTTTTTAAAAACTGAGTTTCAACAATTGGAACTTTAATTTTTATTATTATTTTGGCAACAATGATTATTGGATTGTTATCAACACCTTTGCAAATGAATTCTAGGATTAAAGAAATTGAAAAACATACAACACAATATAATTCAAAAATGGTAGCAGCCAATTATAGTGAAAAGTTTGTTTTGGAATATATTTTAAATCCTCAAAATGATTACAAAAAAACTGGCAATACTGATGAAACAGTGATTAACAGTCCTAAAATTGATTTAAGCAATTATCAGGAATATACTTACCCCTTTTTAACAGGTGATAACGGCCAAGCAATTTCGATTCGATCAGGAATCATTTCAAAATTTGGAATTGAAATGATTAATTCTATGGTCAATGACTTGTTGAATATCGATGAATCATCAGATAGTTTTAGTTCTTTTGAGAATGTCAAATTATCAAAAGAAAAGCAAGAACTTATTAAGTTATACATTACAAATTACGCTCAAAATTTTCTTTACAGTTTTGAATCCAAAGAACTAAATCGATGAAGTCCTTTTAAAATTAATTTAAAGTATGACAAAGACGGTAGCAATATTGAAAAAAACTTATTTGAAAATCAAAAATATAAAGATTATTTGAAGTTTTTTTCAAGTGCATTCATAGAATACTCAGTTAGAGAATTTGCAGATATTGGTATAAAAGTTGATGGTAACAATTTTTTTGAAAGCTTAATCAAGATTATTAAAGAAATAAACGCTAATGATCAACAAACAGACGAATATTTAAGAAATCAATTTAATGGTACTTTGTACCAACAAATTGGAACTTATATTTCATCGATTCCTGAACGAAAACATGACTTTACTAAATTGAGAAATGAAATTTATCAAATATTAATTAGCAAAAATAATGAGGCTTCAATAGTTGAAAATTTAAAAAATAAAGTAAAAGAAGTCATTACCAAGGAATATCAAGAATTAATGAATGGGACTGAATTTAAAGATCCCTCAAAGGAAAATGAATTTTTGGAAAATAAAAATATTTCGATTCCATTTGTTACAACTTTAGCAATTAATCCTAGTTTTAAAAATGAATTGAAAAATTATAGTTATTCTTTTGATCAATATGTGGCAGAAAAGGTAATTTTCAATAAAAGAAATCGTTTGGCTCATGATGGTAATAATAACTTTAAATTTATGTTAGAAAAAGAAGATGTTTTTTCAATCGTTAAGAAAAACTCAACTTCAGTTGGCTCATCATTTTCGATCAACATTGGGTCAAATATTTTAAATGGAAAAATTAATCAAGTGTATATTCAAGAGGGTCATCAACCACAAAAATGAAATCCCCAAGATTATCTAACTAAAGTTCCAGAGATTGTTATTTCCGAAACTTATGCCAAAGCTAATAATATTCAAATTGGAGATATTTTAAGTGAAACTCTTAATTTTTCATCTTCTAGTTTGGATAGTTCTGAATATGATAAGGAAAAGGCTTTTTATAATTCTGCTATAAAGTTTCGTGTCGTTGGATTTGGAATTAAGCATGATGATATTACACCAGGAAGAAGCTATAGTTCAGCGGTTCAAGAATTTAAAAATTACACATATGGATATATTGATAGTAATTTTTTAGCAATCTTAAAAAACAACTTGCGATCAAACGTTTCTTATGAAGGCATCAATACTGGAACAAAAATTCGTATCAAAAACTTAACAAAAAGTGATGACACACCCCAGACTTTGTTTAGTAGTGATCCAGCTAACTACAAGACTTTAATTTTTGACACACAAAAAAATCCCAAAATCTTTGAGAAATATAAAGATAGTTGAGAATATAATAGGCTAAATTTGATTAAAATTCAGATTTTAATTTATGAGTTGATGGGAGTAGCAGTTTTAGTATTGGCGTTTATTTTTATTAACTTTTTAATTAAAAAAGAAATGAATGAAACTCGCAAGCAACTAGGAGTTTTTAAATCATTTGGTTACAAGGTCACTGAGCTGTCATGAATTTTTGCACTTAAAACCCTCATAATTATTTTCTCGGGATTACTAATTGGATACTTTTGCTCGATTCCACTGCAAATGTTCTCTGCTTCAACAAGTGTTAAATCAGTGATGTTTATATTTTCGCAAGTATATATTTCGCTACCATTTGCTGCACTAATTTTTGTTGCAATTCCGTTAGTATTTTTATCAATATCTTACGGAATAACAATTTTATATATTAAAGAGCCAGCATTAAAATTGATTAATGAAAAAAGTAAAATATCTCGTTCCGCTTCAAAAACGACTTGAGTTGTTCGTAGATTGAATGCGAATAATGCAATGTTTGGTTACCGCTTACGTAGGGCATTTGTAAGAACATCTTTAAGTAAATTTGTTGTAATTCAAACTTTATTTGCCTTGACATCATTTGTATATGCATTAATGTTTGGTGCTCAAACTATTTTTGCTCAAATGTCTCAAGAAGGCTTCGCCAATTATAATGATAAGTTAGATCATAAGTATACTTATAAAAATGTTTCGGATTTTGCTTTATCACCAATTGATAGAAAATTTTCATTGCCAACTGGAGTCGAACCAAATAAATGGGCAAGTCAATTAAATAATTATCGAGACATTTCAGATTTTAGTTCCTATAATCAATATTTAAATGCTCAAGATGACCAAAGCAATTCGCGTTATGGAATTAGACTATTAGTAGATTCAATTTCTAATAGTGTAACTTCATATGAAAATGAAAAATGAACTGGAATAAATAGTATTATGCCTTTGTATGTTAGTGCATTGTTAATGCGTGATAAAATTAATGATTTTGATATAAGTTTAATTTTTAAAGATGAGCAGTTTTCAAAAAATATTACGGATGTTCGCAAATGATTTTTGTTTAGTTTATTAACTTATAAGGTAGTTGGAATTGAAGAAGATAATGTATCATATTATGAATTAATTAATAAAATTAAAAATAATGATCAGGTTGATACAACCATTGAAGACTTGGAAAAAATACCAAATATTAAAATTGATTTCACAAAGATTAATAAAAAAAGTGATGAATTACTTAAGACTCTTATTGGAATGAAAGCAATTTATGCTTCACAAACTGCCGATCAAAAAAATAGCAATTTGTATAATTCTTTATTTCTATCAGATCTTTCAAAAATTGTTTCAATGATTTATGCGATGCAGTACTCTCAAAATATTTTAATTCAAAGTATTAATGCAAGTGGAAAGGAAAAAGTAACTTTTAAAGAGTTCACTGAGGCCTGAACACAATTGTCTAAAAATAGTGTATTGAAAAACTATGATCCTAAAAATGACAAATATTGAGGACTAATTAATAATCCTTTAATTGATTCTAAGAAACCTGGAACTATTACAGGTTTAAACTCACAGAATTTGAAGCAAATAAGTAACACTTTTGGCAGTCAGTTTAACAGCTCAATAGGAATTGATTTAGAAGGAATTGCTCCAGGTTTGAAATCGCTAATTATGAGTTCAATGATGGGAAGCAAAAGTAATAGTATTGATAAAGAAAAAGTTGTAACTTTTAATCAATTCTTGTTTAATAAAAAAACAGATCTTTTAATAAAAAATATTAGTGTTCTTAATGTTAATCCAGATAAAACCGACAACTTGCAATTAAGTTTAGTCGATTTTAAAGAAAATGCTTATGGAAATATTTATAGTGCCTACAATTTTACAGGAGTTACTCAACAACAAATTGATCAGACAACAGAAATTAATGATGATGGATCATTGAATGTAATTATTCCATATTCAGTAGCTCGAGCTGACAATCTAAAAGTTGGTTCAAAATTCCAAATTAAAACTAAAGATAAAAAGTATGCTCAAATTGATTTAAAAGTTGTAGGTATTAACAGATCTGAAACATTTAATATTGACACCAGTTGGAATTTATTTGTTGACTATCGCACATTTGCAAAAGCATATTTTAGCGATAAATTATATGATTTAATGTTTAATCAGAAAAAGGAACACTTAATTTTTTCAAGTCTATTTTCACAAGAAAAAATGCTGGAAGGAAATATCGACATTTTCAATATTCCTAAATCGCTAAACTCCTTAAAATTTACAGGAAATGCATTAGCCTTAGAATTAAATGAAGACACTTCAATATTTTATTCGTTATCTTTAGGAATTGGTAAACCATTACAAATGCTTTCGCAATATACAAACTTAAAGGCCTCAACTGAAATTTATGCTCTAACTAATCCAAACCCGGTATCTTTAACTAAAGGATATAAGGCCCAACCAATTAACTTACTGCGACAGGGAGTGACAATTCTTGCTTCAAAAGTTTCGCAATTGTTGTATATATTTATTGGATTGCAAACAATTTTGTTGATTATAATTTTGGTGATTATTATGAACATAATTGTTGAAGAAGCAGCAGTTATAATTTTGACATTGAGAGCAACTGGTTATAAGTCAGGGCAAATTAATTGAATCATTATGGGAAGTTATATTATTTGAGCATTTGTTTCATTTGTAATTGCGTTTACGTTATCAACAATTTTATGGCAAGTTATTACATATATAGCCGCTTACAAATGGCAAATATATATTAGTCTTGGATTTGACTGAAGGGCACTGATCGTAACATTTTTAGTTAGTTCAATGATTTTAGCAGTTGGATGATATACATCAAGTCGTCAAGTAAATCGCAAGCCACTAAATCAAATTACAAATATGGATTAA